One window of Sphingomonas sp. KC8 genomic DNA carries:
- a CDS encoding Crp/Fnr family transcriptional regulator — MPMNVQEIAAMLPPNSVLAACSTDELADLLASCSMHSMKVGETILRQGDDGDAAVVILGGIARVSMIAPNGQEIVLDYAERGAVLGEIALLDGLPRTASATARYAGRYLRIGRAAFERLVENHPKVALRMLRDMARRLRDTDMTIETDRAFATGPRLARFLKRLTDKNTDGHRLEGDLSQGELGNFVGMSRENINRQLAAWAEAGVIELANGRVRIVDDAYLAQLAEAGD, encoded by the coding sequence ATGCCTATGAACGTCCAGGAAATCGCCGCGATGCTGCCGCCCAATTCGGTGCTGGCGGCCTGCTCCACCGACGAACTGGCCGATCTGCTCGCATCGTGCAGCATGCATTCGATGAAGGTCGGCGAAACGATTCTGCGGCAGGGTGATGATGGCGATGCCGCGGTCGTCATTCTGGGGGGCATCGCCAGGGTCAGCATGATCGCGCCCAACGGTCAGGAAATCGTGCTCGATTATGCCGAACGCGGGGCGGTGCTGGGCGAGATCGCCCTGCTTGATGGCCTGCCGCGCACCGCATCAGCCACTGCGCGTTATGCCGGCCGCTATCTGCGCATCGGCCGCGCCGCATTCGAGCGCCTCGTGGAAAACCACCCCAAGGTGGCCTTGCGCATGTTGCGCGATATGGCACGGCGGCTGCGCGATACCGACATGACGATCGAAACCGATCGCGCCTTTGCCACAGGCCCGCGCCTGGCGCGCTTCCTCAAGCGGCTGACCGACAAGAACACCGACGGCCACCGCCTCGAAGGCGATCTCAGCCAGGGCGAACTCGGCAATTTCGTCGGGATGAGCCGCGAAAATATCAACCGTCAGCTCGCCGCATGGGCCGAAGCCGGGGTGATCGAACTGGCCAATGGCCGTGTCCGCATCGTCGACGATGCCTATCTGGCGCAGCTGGCCGAAGCCGGCGACTGA
- a CDS encoding LysR family transcriptional regulator produces MFDWDDLRIFLAVARARKVAPAARTLGIDATTIGRRLTRLASGLGAPLFETIGGERQLTPRGEALFAHAETIESAALAAMGEIGGDARSLSGQVRLSVAEGFASWVLAPALPAFHRANPDIRVDLVTASGFLNPSKREADMAVMLARPRTGRLVAVKLGDYALGLYAARAYLADHPAPAQIEDLTAHSLIGYVPEFIYAPELDYLGEIGSGLEARLRSTSINVQHRMIAAGAGIGVLPAFIADRDPALVPLLPDTATIRRSFWLVTHSDVRRLARIEAVAAWLKACVAALG; encoded by the coding sequence ATGTTCGATTGGGATGACCTGCGCATTTTCCTGGCCGTCGCCCGCGCCCGCAAAGTGGCGCCCGCCGCGCGCACGCTGGGGATCGACGCCACCACCATCGGCCGCCGGCTGACCCGGCTGGCAAGCGGCCTTGGCGCGCCCTTGTTCGAAACGATCGGCGGCGAACGGCAATTGACCCCGCGCGGCGAGGCACTGTTCGCCCATGCCGAAACGATCGAAAGCGCAGCGCTTGCCGCAATGGGCGAAATCGGCGGCGATGCGCGCAGCCTATCAGGACAGGTGCGCCTCAGCGTGGCCGAAGGGTTCGCCAGCTGGGTGCTGGCGCCCGCCTTGCCCGCCTTTCACCGCGCCAATCCCGACATCCGCGTCGATCTCGTCACCGCGTCGGGCTTCCTCAACCCATCCAAGCGCGAAGCGGACATGGCGGTGATGCTGGCGCGGCCGCGCACCGGCCGGCTGGTGGCGGTAAAACTGGGCGATTACGCCCTCGGCCTCTATGCCGCGCGCGCCTATCTGGCGGATCATCCGGCGCCCGCGCAGATCGAAGATCTCACCGCCCACAGCCTGATCGGTTATGTGCCGGAATTCATTTACGCGCCCGAGCTGGATTATCTCGGCGAAATCGGCAGCGGGCTGGAAGCGCGATTACGCAGCACCAGCATCAACGTGCAGCACCGCATGATCGCGGCGGGCGCCGGCATCGGCGTGCTGCCCGCCTTCATCGCCGATCGCGATCCGGCACTGGTGCCGCTATTGCCCGACACCGCGACGATCCGCCGCAGTTTCTGGCTCGTCACCCACAGCGACGTTCGCCGCCTCGCCCGGATCGAAGCCGTCGCGGCCTGGCTGAAGGCATGCGTCGCGGCGCTGGGGTGA
- a CDS encoding MFS transporter, whose amino-acid sequence MAIPVQDAVEGLAVGAFHRRLLALVGGIILLDGFDIQLAAFAGPAILKDWGLTTAALAPAMAAALVGMAIGTGVGGAIGDRIGRRPALIASVIWFGVTAMLTAFVGTVTQFAILRFITGLGLGAAVPNATALVAEWMPARLRAYAVTAVIVAVPCGGMIGAALASWLIPAFGWHAAFALGGGLPLALALIMARGLPESPIFLARKGGADARIAVLLARAGGMFSGNFAPPPAIAGGGGVYAAPLTRSAIGLGIAFFASMLALYACLSWIPVLLSGAGFPLAQAIRGAMIFNLCGVLASFAATWAVPRLGSRPTLLLVCAVALAATGAWAWLLYAPGVAPGAILIGVGAAGAGIVAVQVMLYGLAAAVFPVECRAAGIGYSASIGRIGAIASALGAGLVLGLPGGPALFFTMIGVAIIGIALGVALVDRHPPTRAVTRMQAGMAKSDA is encoded by the coding sequence GTGGCCATTCCGGTTCAGGACGCGGTGGAAGGTTTGGCCGTAGGCGCCTTCCACCGGCGGCTGCTGGCGCTGGTCGGCGGGATCATCCTGCTCGACGGGTTCGATATCCAGCTGGCGGCCTTTGCCGGGCCGGCCATCCTGAAGGACTGGGGGCTGACGACGGCGGCGCTTGCCCCGGCGATGGCGGCGGCGCTGGTGGGCATGGCGATCGGCACCGGGGTTGGCGGCGCGATCGGCGACCGGATCGGTCGGCGGCCAGCCTTGATCGCCAGCGTCATCTGGTTCGGCGTGACGGCGATGCTGACGGCGTTTGTCGGCACCGTCACCCAGTTTGCGATCCTGCGCTTCATCACCGGGCTGGGGCTGGGGGCGGCGGTGCCCAATGCCACCGCGCTGGTTGCCGAATGGATGCCGGCGCGGCTGCGGGCCTATGCGGTGACGGCGGTGATCGTGGCGGTGCCGTGCGGCGGGATGATCGGCGCGGCGCTGGCATCGTGGCTGATACCCGCATTTGGCTGGCACGCGGCGTTCGCGCTGGGCGGGGGGCTGCCGCTGGCGCTGGCGCTGATCATGGCGCGGGGGCTGCCGGAATCCCCGATCTTCCTGGCGCGCAAGGGCGGGGCGGATGCACGGATTGCGGTGCTGCTGGCCAGGGCGGGCGGGATGTTCAGCGGAAATTTCGCACCGCCGCCCGCGATTGCCGGCGGGGGCGGGGTATATGCCGCACCGCTGACCCGATCGGCGATCGGGCTGGGCATCGCCTTTTTCGCGTCGATGCTGGCGCTTTACGCATGCCTCAGCTGGATTCCGGTGCTGCTGTCGGGCGCCGGATTTCCGCTGGCGCAGGCGATTCGCGGGGCGATGATCTTCAACCTGTGCGGGGTGCTGGCGTCGTTCGCGGCGACATGGGCCGTCCCGCGGCTGGGATCCCGGCCCACCTTGCTGCTGGTATGCGCGGTTGCGCTGGCCGCGACGGGCGCATGGGCGTGGCTGTTGTACGCGCCGGGCGTGGCGCCGGGCGCGATCCTGATCGGCGTGGGCGCGGCGGGCGCGGGCATCGTCGCGGTGCAGGTGATGCTGTATGGCCTTGCGGCGGCGGTGTTCCCGGTCGAATGCCGCGCGGCCGGAATCGGCTATTCGGCGAGCATCGGCCGCATCGGCGCGATCGCAAGCGCGCTGGGCGCCGGGCTGGTGCTTGGGTTGCCGGGTGGGCCTGCGTTATTCTTCACGATGATCGGGGTCGCGATCATCGGTATCGCATTGGGCGTGGCGCTGGTCGACCGGCACCCGCCAACGCGCGCGGTGACACGAATGCAGGCAGGGATGGCGAAAAGCGATGCATGA
- a CDS encoding TonB-dependent receptor, with translation MKIAFQKIRMASLLGVAAILVMPGAASAQTTADQTGADAGGSRLGDIVVTARKREERLQSTPLSVAAFSGDQLAKAGVDDFSEIANRVPGFTLNPDNITEPNIFLRGIGTDIESAASSAAIGFFLNDVYLPRAQGTAIELFDLERVEVVRGPQGTLYGKNVVGGAINFVTRKPTDEFRAGAEAGIGNYGGFELKANVAGGLGEGLSGSIAASGRRHDGYAYNTFTGNDVEDLSSFGVLGQLRYQPNESVDILLTGDLTRRRARGKWVDIQIPSDHNIPFVNPDRRRGPNNIDGKQDADLGGVHLSANWDTGKGTLTSVTAYREGTFKAVNNDAGSFIDFTKLIFGPDGRIDFGAIDHSLFNDDYYINDKHEKVNSFSQEFRYRSDFDGPFNFLAGVYYQHEKVDRTEIADYIFVEYYAQGKEIAETRLKSDTYAAFVEGTYDITDTVGLTAGIRYTKDKKRFSVYRETIGDFLGAPFEDEAGNPTNAFSASSKKNWDAWTPSVNLHWQATEDAYVYALISKGYKSGGWNGENATNPGEARAAYDPEYALNYEIGAKTTWLDDRLRVNLTGFWTEYKDLQTQQFVIFDPNLPADNVISNAGKARVKGVELETAVVPVNGLTLFANYTYMKAKITGDLISTELQYDPDCFCSVPVATNLKGNVLRRSPKNSFSIGGDLTLPLNDRFDGFLRADYNWTDDFFFDNENGLRTKQKSVGLLNGSIGIATSDNKWEFRIWAKNLTDELYESGKSDVIGSVLVSYAPPRTYGASLKWKY, from the coding sequence GTGAAGATCGCTTTTCAGAAAATTCGGATGGCATCGCTGCTGGGCGTGGCAGCCATATTGGTGATGCCGGGCGCGGCATCGGCGCAGACGACCGCCGATCAAACCGGGGCGGATGCCGGCGGATCGCGGCTGGGTGATATCGTCGTCACCGCGCGCAAACGCGAAGAGCGGCTGCAATCGACGCCTTTGTCGGTGGCGGCGTTCAGCGGCGATCAGCTCGCCAAGGCGGGGGTCGACGATTTTTCGGAAATCGCGAACCGGGTGCCGGGCTTTACGCTGAACCCCGACAATATCACCGAACCGAATATCTTCCTGCGCGGCATCGGCACCGATATCGAAAGCGCTGCATCCAGTGCGGCGATCGGTTTCTTCCTCAACGACGTCTATTTGCCGCGCGCGCAGGGCACTGCGATCGAACTGTTCGACCTGGAACGCGTGGAAGTGGTGCGCGGGCCGCAGGGCACCTTGTACGGCAAGAATGTCGTCGGCGGCGCGATCAACTTCGTCACGCGCAAGCCGACGGATGAGTTCCGCGCCGGGGCCGAAGCCGGGATCGGCAATTATGGCGGCTTCGAACTGAAGGCCAATGTCGCCGGCGGGCTGGGCGAAGGGCTTTCGGGCAGCATCGCCGCCAGCGGCCGCCGCCACGATGGCTATGCTTACAACACCTTCACCGGCAATGATGTCGAAGATCTGTCGTCCTTCGGCGTGCTGGGGCAGTTGCGCTACCAGCCGAACGAAAGCGTGGATATCCTGCTGACCGGCGATCTGACGCGGCGGCGCGCGCGCGGCAAATGGGTCGATATCCAGATCCCGTCCGATCATAATATCCCGTTCGTGAACCCCGATCGGCGCCGTGGCCCCAACAATATCGATGGCAAGCAGGATGCCGATCTGGGCGGCGTGCACCTGAGCGCCAACTGGGATACGGGCAAGGGCACGCTGACCTCGGTCACCGCCTATCGCGAAGGCACGTTCAAGGCTGTCAACAACGATGCCGGCAGCTTCATCGATTTCACCAAGCTGATTTTCGGCCCCGATGGCCGGATCGATTTCGGCGCGATCGATCATTCGCTGTTCAACGACGATTATTACATCAACGACAAGCATGAGAAGGTGAACAGTTTTTCGCAGGAATTCCGGTATCGTTCGGATTTCGACGGGCCGTTCAACTTCCTGGCCGGCGTCTATTACCAGCATGAAAAGGTCGATCGCACCGAAATCGCCGATTATATCTTCGTCGAATATTATGCCCAGGGTAAGGAAATCGCCGAAACGCGGCTCAAATCCGATACCTATGCGGCCTTCGTCGAGGGCACCTACGATATCACCGATACCGTCGGGCTGACCGCGGGCATCCGCTATACCAAGGACAAGAAGCGGTTCTCGGTCTATCGCGAGACGATCGGCGATTTCCTGGGCGCGCCGTTCGAGGATGAAGCGGGCAACCCGACCAACGCCTTTTCCGCATCGTCGAAGAAGAACTGGGATGCGTGGACGCCGAGCGTGAACCTGCACTGGCAGGCGACCGAAGATGCCTATGTCTATGCGCTGATTTCCAAGGGCTATAAATCGGGCGGCTGGAACGGCGAAAACGCCACCAATCCCGGCGAGGCGCGCGCCGCTTATGATCCCGAATATGCGCTCAACTATGAAATCGGCGCCAAGACGACCTGGCTGGACGATCGGCTGCGGGTGAACCTGACCGGCTTCTGGACCGAATATAAGGACCTTCAGACGCAGCAATTCGTGATCTTCGATCCGAACCTGCCGGCCGACAACGTGATCAGCAACGCCGGCAAGGCGCGGGTGAAGGGGGTCGAACTGGAAACCGCGGTGGTGCCGGTCAACGGGCTGACGCTGTTCGCCAACTACACCTATATGAAGGCCAAGATCACCGGCGATCTGATCAGCACCGAATTGCAATATGATCCGGACTGCTTCTGTTCGGTGCCGGTGGCGACCAACCTGAAGGGCAATGTGCTGCGCCGTTCGCCGAAAAACTCGTTCAGCATCGGCGGCGATCTTACGCTGCCGCTGAACGACCGGTTCGACGGTTTCCTGCGGGCCGACTATAACTGGACCGACGATTTCTTCTTCGACAACGAAAATGGCCTGCGCACGAAACAGAAATCGGTCGGCCTGCTCAACGGTTCGATCGGGATCGCGACCAGCGACAATAAGTGGGAATTCCGGATCTGGGCCAAGAACCTGACCGACGAACTGTATGAATCGGGCAAGTCCGACGTGATCGGTTCGGTGCTCGTGTCCTACGCCCCGCCGCGCACCTATGGCGCGTCGCTCAAGTGGAAATACTGA
- a CDS encoding CoA-acylating methylmalonate-semialdehyde dehydrogenase — protein sequence MRIVENFIGGASAAGGTRHSDIFDPNSGQVQARVALGGAAELQKAVDAAKAAQPAWAATNPQRRARVMFNFKALVEQHMDELAHMLSSEHGKVIADAKGDIQRGLEVIEFCCGIPHVLKGEYTQGAGPGIDVYSMRQPLGIGAGITPFNFPGMIPLWMSGVAIAVGNAFILKPSERDPSVPVRLAELFKEAGLPDGILSVVQGDKEMVDAILDHPDIAAVSFVGSSDIAHYVYQRGVAAGKRVQAMGGAKNHGIVMPDADLDQVVNDLAGAAFGSAGERCMALPVVVPVGADTAERLKAKLIPAIEALRVGVSTDPDAHYGPVVTAAHKAKIENYIQMGVDEGAELVVDGRGFTLQGHENGFFVGPTLFDHVKTGMRTYQEEIFGPVLQIVRAADFEEAVALPSKHQYGNGVAIFTRNGHAAREFAARVNVGMVGINVPIPVPVAYHTFGGWKRSAFGDTNQHGMEGVKFWTKVKTVTARWPDGSADGGNAFVIPTMG from the coding sequence ATGCGCATCGTCGAAAATTTCATCGGGGGCGCATCCGCCGCCGGCGGCACCCGCCACAGCGACATCTTCGATCCCAATTCGGGCCAGGTGCAGGCGCGCGTGGCGCTGGGCGGGGCGGCTGAATTGCAGAAGGCGGTGGATGCCGCCAAGGCCGCGCAACCCGCCTGGGCCGCCACCAACCCGCAGCGCCGCGCCCGCGTGATGTTCAATTTCAAGGCGCTCGTCGAACAGCATATGGACGAACTGGCCCACATGCTGTCATCCGAACATGGCAAGGTGATCGCCGACGCCAAGGGCGATATCCAGCGCGGGCTGGAAGTGATCGAATTCTGCTGCGGCATCCCGCATGTGCTGAAGGGCGAATATACGCAGGGCGCGGGGCCGGGCATCGACGTCTATTCGATGCGCCAGCCGCTGGGCATCGGCGCCGGCATCACCCCGTTCAACTTCCCCGGCATGATCCCGTTGTGGATGTCGGGTGTGGCGATCGCGGTGGGCAATGCGTTCATCCTGAAGCCGTCGGAACGCGATCCTTCGGTGCCGGTGCGTCTGGCTGAACTGTTCAAGGAAGCAGGCCTGCCCGATGGCATCCTGAGCGTGGTGCAGGGCGACAAGGAGATGGTCGACGCGATTCTCGACCATCCCGATATCGCCGCCGTCAGCTTCGTCGGATCGTCGGATATCGCGCATTATGTTTACCAGCGCGGCGTGGCCGCCGGCAAGCGCGTGCAGGCGATGGGCGGGGCCAAGAACCATGGCATCGTCATGCCTGACGCCGATCTCGATCAGGTGGTCAACGATCTGGCGGGTGCTGCCTTCGGCTCAGCCGGCGAACGCTGCATGGCGCTGCCTGTTGTTGTGCCGGTGGGCGCAGACACGGCCGAGCGGCTGAAGGCCAAGCTGATCCCGGCGATCGAGGCGCTGCGCGTTGGCGTATCGACCGATCCGGACGCGCATTATGGCCCGGTCGTCACCGCCGCGCACAAGGCGAAGATCGAAAATTACATCCAGATGGGCGTCGATGAAGGTGCCGAACTGGTGGTCGATGGCCGTGGCTTCACCCTGCAGGGGCATGAAAACGGCTTCTTCGTCGGGCCGACCCTGTTCGATCATGTGAAGACGGGGATGCGCACCTACCAGGAAGAAATCTTCGGCCCGGTCCTTCAGATCGTGCGCGCGGCGGATTTCGAGGAAGCCGTCGCGCTGCCGTCCAAACACCAATATGGCAACGGCGTCGCGATCTTCACCCGCAACGGCCACGCCGCGCGCGAATTTGCGGCGCGCGTCAATGTCGGCATGGTCGGCATCAACGTGCCGATCCCGGTGCCGGTGGCGTACCACACCTTCGGCGGGTGGAAGCGTTCGGCGTTCGGCGACACCAACCAGCACGGCATGGAAGGCGTGAAGTTCTGGACCAAGGTGAAAACCGTCACCGCGCGCTGGCCCGATGGTTCGGCCGATGGCGGCAACGCGTTCGTCATCCCGACGATGGGATAA
- a CDS encoding amino acid permease → MHDVVSGAPHVPTPETAAGVESREGGLQRGLSQRQLTMIGIGGAIGTGLFMGSGLAVGYAGPGVLLSYIIAAAIALVVMYSLSEMAVAHPTAGSFGTYAEQYVSPLAGFVVRYTYWATMVILIGSEAVAIGHYMEYWIPGLPIWVSTAAFGAGILWVNTRAIGNFGSVEYWLSAIKVTAIIAFILFGLASILGLGVPAKGIDNYFVAGGPLPFGFGGVWMAVLIAIFSFFGIEMIAVASGEAEDPQKSVPHAMKTMLIRLVLFYILAIGIIVAIVPWTESGAKLVTQSPFVKVFAGFGFPAAAHVMNFVVLSAALSAMNSSLYMASRMVFSLARAGHVPAGLGVLSARGVPVRATVLSSVGVVIAAGIALFSPRAFQYLVGISLFGGLFTWIAILVTHLRFRKASPDAARAVRAPLYPVLQLAGLALLFAILVTMALDSEFWSTAVMVGVPWLLLCCAVYAIRRAGRA, encoded by the coding sequence ATGCATGATGTTGTGAGTGGCGCGCCGCATGTCCCGACGCCGGAAACGGCCGCCGGGGTGGAATCGCGCGAAGGCGGATTGCAGCGCGGCCTGAGCCAGCGGCAGTTGACGATGATCGGTATTGGCGGCGCGATCGGCACCGGGCTGTTCATGGGCAGCGGCCTTGCGGTGGGTTATGCCGGGCCGGGGGTATTGCTCAGCTACATCATCGCCGCCGCGATCGCGCTGGTCGTGATGTACAGCCTGTCCGAAATGGCGGTCGCCCATCCGACGGCGGGATCGTTCGGCACCTATGCCGAACAATATGTGTCGCCGCTGGCCGGGTTCGTCGTGCGCTACACCTATTGGGCGACGATGGTGATCCTGATCGGCAGCGAAGCCGTGGCGATCGGCCATTATATGGAATATTGGATTCCCGGCCTGCCGATATGGGTGTCGACCGCCGCGTTCGGGGCGGGAATATTGTGGGTGAACACGCGTGCGATCGGCAATTTCGGCAGCGTCGAATATTGGCTGTCGGCGATCAAGGTGACGGCGATCATCGCCTTCATCCTGTTCGGCCTCGCCAGTATCTTGGGGCTGGGCGTGCCGGCGAAGGGCATCGACAATTATTTCGTCGCGGGCGGGCCGCTGCCGTTCGGTTTTGGCGGGGTGTGGATGGCGGTGCTGATCGCGATCTTTTCCTTTTTCGGGATCGAAATGATCGCGGTGGCATCGGGCGAGGCGGAAGATCCGCAGAAATCGGTGCCGCACGCGATGAAGACGATGCTGATCCGGCTGGTGCTGTTCTACATTCTGGCGATCGGGATCATCGTCGCGATCGTGCCGTGGACGGAAAGTGGCGCGAAACTGGTGACGCAAAGCCCGTTCGTCAAAGTGTTCGCCGGTTTCGGCTTTCCCGCCGCCGCCCATGTGATGAACTTCGTCGTGTTGAGTGCGGCGCTGTCGGCGATGAACAGCAGCCTCTATATGGCCAGCCGCATGGTTTTTTCGCTGGCGCGCGCGGGCCATGTGCCGGCGGGGCTGGGCGTGCTGAGCGCGCGCGGCGTGCCGGTGCGCGCGACCGTGCTGTCCAGCGTCGGCGTGGTGATCGCGGCGGGAATCGCCTTGTTCAGCCCACGCGCGTTTCAATATCTGGTCGGCATTTCGCTGTTCGGCGGGTTGTTTACCTGGATCGCGATCCTCGTCACCCATTTGCGGTTCCGCAAGGCATCGCCCGATGCCGCGCGTGCGGTGCGCGCGCCCTTATACCCGGTGCTCCAGCTGGCCGGGCTGGCGCTGCTTTTCGCGATTTTGGTGACGATGGCGCTGGATAGTGAGTTCTGGAGCACGGCGGTGATGGTCGGCGTGCCATGGCTGCTTTTGTGCTGTGCCGTTTACGCAATCAGGCGCGCGGGCCGCGCCTGA
- a CDS encoding putative bifunctional diguanylate cyclase/phosphodiesterase: MRHVLLKVPSSDLADAPASGSQGTLRGRIAADAGAGDPRIEALWRVAPWMAALSVTCALVVLWGLRDAVSLITLSAWAGLIVVANIVIVRARRRAAGYGHAEWLRSPYWTVFEAAIHAGLWSILPLFAFAGQPPQTQVMLAGAMATMMAGAFLLALVPLAAAVWVVVLAAALVWGLHMAGDIAIGVALVLLAGYVAVVLTGCLTIERLLSRFMAAAVDETARRETISLLLKEYEDQGAGWLWQIDAANQLTYVSPRMSSLLGRSTTQLIGQSLPVVLGGDAGLGTALVAREPFSGVQMEVQAAQGLRFISLSGSPIFAADGGFHGFRGVGSDITDIRRSQDRLTQLARIDVLTGLPNRQHMRELFTDGIARAVAQNQPCALMFLDLDGFKPVNDSFGHSQGDEVLRTIAQRLQAEIGDRGRIGRVGGDEFAVILPDGQSRQAVEQLGLKLIDVVAQPIQLPSAEIRIGMSIGCAFAPIDGDAVDDLLIKADLALYKAKSRGRGALVHFDQRMQNDADDRLRLEHDLRQALKHDQFEVHYQPVVSAGTQAVVGFEALLRWRHPERGMISPAVFIPIAEDTGLIADIGEWVMRRACQDAANWPEHIHVAVNVSPRQLVLPALPNAVSDALAAARLQPSRLELEVTESVFMSDTDGSLDVLRRVRSIGVGIALDDFGTGYSSLGYLNKTIFHTLKIDGSFVRDAARHSETVSIIRAIVSLANSFRMTITAEGVETVADFERMRDLGCHRIQGYLFGRPVPFVETLALVGQRFDYGARLAG, translated from the coding sequence ATGCGTCATGTGTTGCTGAAAGTTCCGTCTTCGGATCTTGCCGATGCCCCTGCCAGCGGCAGCCAGGGTACGTTGCGTGGCCGAATCGCAGCGGATGCCGGTGCCGGCGATCCACGGATCGAAGCGCTGTGGCGCGTGGCGCCCTGGATGGCGGCGCTCAGCGTCACCTGTGCGCTGGTGGTGCTGTGGGGGTTGCGGGACGCGGTATCGCTGATCACCTTGTCGGCCTGGGCCGGACTGATCGTGGTCGCCAACATCGTGATCGTCCGCGCGCGCCGGCGGGCGGCAGGCTACGGCCATGCGGAATGGTTGCGTTCGCCTTACTGGACGGTGTTCGAAGCGGCGATCCATGCCGGGCTGTGGTCGATACTGCCGCTATTCGCCTTTGCCGGCCAGCCGCCCCAGACGCAGGTGATGCTGGCGGGCGCGATGGCGACGATGATGGCCGGCGCGTTTCTGCTAGCACTGGTGCCGCTGGCCGCGGCCGTGTGGGTGGTGGTGCTGGCGGCGGCGCTGGTCTGGGGCCTGCATATGGCCGGGGATATCGCCATCGGCGTCGCGCTCGTGCTGCTGGCCGGTTATGTCGCGGTCGTGCTGACGGGCTGCTTGACGATCGAACGGCTGCTGTCGCGTTTCATGGCGGCGGCCGTCGACGAAACGGCGCGGCGCGAAACCATTTCGCTGCTGCTGAAGGAATATGAGGATCAGGGCGCCGGCTGGCTGTGGCAGATCGATGCCGCCAACCAACTGACCTATGTGTCGCCGCGCATGTCCAGCCTGCTCGGTCGATCGACCACGCAACTGATCGGCCAGTCGCTGCCCGTCGTGCTGGGCGGGGATGCGGGGCTGGGCACGGCATTGGTGGCGCGCGAACCGTTTTCGGGCGTGCAGATGGAAGTGCAGGCAGCGCAGGGGCTGCGCTTCATTTCGCTGTCGGGCAGCCCGATTTTTGCCGCCGACGGCGGGTTTCACGGGTTCCGCGGTGTCGGATCGGATATCACCGACATTCGCCGCAGCCAGGATCGGCTGACCCAATTGGCGCGGATCGACGTTCTGACCGGCCTGCCCAACCGCCAGCATATGCGCGAACTGTTCACCGACGGCATCGCCCGCGCGGTGGCGCAGAATCAGCCGTGCGCGCTGATGTTCCTCGACCTCGACGGGTTCAAGCCGGTCAACGACAGTTTCGGCCACTCGCAAGGGGATGAGGTGCTGCGCACGATTGCCCAGCGGCTTCAGGCCGAAATCGGCGATCGTGGACGGATCGGCCGGGTCGGCGGCGATGAGTTCGCGGTGATTTTGCCAGACGGCCAGAGCCGCCAGGCAGTGGAACAGCTTGGGTTGAAATTGATCGACGTGGTCGCCCAGCCGATACAATTGCCATCGGCTGAAATCCGCATCGGCATGTCGATCGGTTGCGCGTTCGCGCCGATCGACGGCGATGCGGTGGATGATCTGCTGATCAAGGCGGATCTGGCGCTGTACAAGGCGAAATCGCGCGGTCGCGGTGCATTGGTGCATTTCGATCAGCGGATGCAGAACGATGCGGATGACAGGCTGCGGCTGGAACATGATCTGCGCCAGGCGCTGAAGCACGATCAGTTCGAGGTTCATTATCAGCCGGTGGTGTCGGCGGGCACGCAGGCGGTGGTCGGCTTCGAAGCGTTGCTGCGCTGGCGGCATCCCGAACGCGGCATGATTTCACCGGCGGTGTTCATCCCGATCGCCGAAGATACCGGCCTGATCGCGGACATCGGCGAATGGGTGATGCGCCGGGCGTGTCAGGATGCGGCCAACTGGCCCGAACATATCCATGTCGCGGTCAATGTCAGCCCGCGCCAGCTGGTGCTGCCGGCCTTGCCCAATGCGGTCAGCGATGCGCTGGCGGCCGCCCGGCTGCAACCGTCGCGGCTGGAACTGGAAGTCACCGAAAGCGTGTTCATGAGCGATACCGACGGATCGCTGGACGTGCTGCGCCGCGTGCGTTCGATCGGCGTGGGGATTGCGCTTGATGATTTCGGGACGGGCTATTCGTCGCTCGGCTACCTCAACAAGACGATCTTCCATACACTGAAAATCGATGGATCGTTCGTCCGTGACGCCGCCCGGCACAGCGAAACCGTATCGATCATCCGCGCGATCGTGTCGCTGGCCAACAGCTTCCGCATGACGATCACCGCCGAAGGGGTGGAAACCGTCGCCGATTTCGAACGGATGCGCGATCTGGGCTGCCACCGCATCCAGGGCTATCTGTTCGGCCGCCCGGTGCCGTTCGTTGAAACGCTGGCGCTGGTCGGCCAGCGCTTCGATTATGGCGCACGGCTGGCGGGATAA